CACAGCGGCCCTTAGTGTAATGAAGCAAAACATAATTGTGCTACTTCAACTAAAAGACATCACGTTGAAGATAAACAAACTAATATCTAAAATGCTCCGGCATACCAACGCTATCAGACCAGGCCGCTCTTTTGTTAGAAACGTTAAATTGGGAGCCAAGCATCATATGAATTATAAGCGGCCTAACTAGGCAAAGGCTTAACTTAATGACATTGCTCTATACACTCCCCTTGTTCATGCAGCGTCAAGCGCTTGGATACCATTCAGTTTTATGGAGGTTAGGAAGTCAGGATATAATCTACAAAACATCATTTTCTGATAAGGGCCGAAACATAATTCCTGACTTCCCGATGTGATAAGTGTTAGCTAAACACCTATCACTGAGAGATACAAGGGCCGAATTTATTTCGGCTAACACAAGGTTTGTCTCAATTTTTATTTTTCGATCTAAGGTTATCGGTCGTATCTGCCCGATAACCTTTTTTCTATTCCAATTAGGCTGAATTTTAACGCTTATATTTTGTTAAAACTCAATACTTCTTTGCTCTCTACCCAAGGCTGAACCTTAGCGGCGAAAGATTTAAAGTGCTCTGTGTCTAAGTGATATTCAAAATCAGCTTTGCTGGCGTATAGCTCATACAAAAAGATGGTGTTTTTATCTTCTTCCCCCTGACACACATCAAAGTAATGGCAGTTGGCTTCTTTGGTTAATGAGTCATCTGCTTGCTTGTGCATGGCTGGTAAAAATTCATTTAAATGTTGCGGTTTGACTACAAATTTTACGGTAATTACGTACATAGTGTTTGGCCTATCTTGTTAACCGCCATTAATTTTTTTGGGGCGGATGTTATTGATTGTATTTTTTAGTCGACATAAACCCTGTCGAAATAAATTTCGACCTACATGGATGTAGGGAATGCCGTAAAGTGTCTGGAACTGCGCACGGCACAACCAGCTACAAGTAAAAAGCGTTGCTTTAAGCATGTTACTTGTTGGCAAACTTGGCTTTTAAATCTGCAATATTGTCTTTGCTAAGTAAGTTAGCTTGATGGCCTTTTAACTTAAACGCGAGTTTGCAGCTTTCTTCTAACTCTTCCATACCAAAAACGCAGGATTCAACGGTTTTACCACTAACAATAGGCCCATGGTTGGCCATGATGACGCCGGGGTGATTGGCTGCTACTTCATAAACCGCATCGGCCAACGCCACATCTCCTGGTGCAAAGTAAGGTACTAAAGCGATAGCGCCAAGGCGCATGGTTAAATAAGGCGTATAGCTTGGGACGGCATCCGAAGTATTGGCACAAGGCAAGCAAGACAACGCAGTAGCGTAGGTTGAATGCAAATGCAGTACACAGGTGTCATCTGGGCGTTGGTCATAAAATGCTTTGTGCAATAAAAACTCTTTTGAAGGTTTGTCACCGCTGATCAAGTTACCTTGTTGATCAAGCACAGACAAACGATCGGCATCTAAAAAACCAAAGCAACTATTGGTGGGGGTGATCACCCAACCTGTGTCGGTTTTTATACTCATATTAGCGCTGGCTCCCGCGGTTAAACCGCGGTTGAATATTGACTCGGCAAAAGCCATAAGCTTTTGTTTCGCGCTTGCTGTATCTAACATGTCATTTGTCCTAATGCTGTTTGAAAAAAGTGTTTGTCGCCAAAGTTACCTGACTTTAATGCTAGATTGACGGGGTTATCGTCTAATGTGCGTACCAATGGCACACCAGGCGCAATACTTGGGCCAATTTCAAAGCGATTAATGGCCAGTGCGCTAACAACGGCTCCTGAGGTTTCTCCTCCGGCAACCACAAAATTGCGATAACCTTTGCTGTACAAGTGTTTAGCCAGTTGCGCAAATAAGCCTTCTACTAACTCTTGCGCGGTTTGCACGCCAAGTTGCGTTTGATTTTCTTTAACTTGTTCAGGTGTCGCGGTGGCATAAATGATTGGCTTAGCGCTTGAAGGTAAGGTGTGTAACCAGTTGGTTATCGATTCAAGTGATTGTTCACCACTTTGGATCTTTAACGGCTGGATTTGATAACCCGGATTGTGGGCTAGGTATTCAGCCACTTGGCTTTGCGTCATGGCTGAGCAGCTACCGCTTAATACGATAGTGGGTGCCGCTTGGCTAAATTGTTGCTCATGTTCAAGATGGTTTTTCTGCTTGATCCCTAATGCTGGTTTTAAATCTAGTGCAATACCAGAACCTCCGGTAATCAAACTAAACTCATCGCAAATTGCGCCTATGTTCAATAAATGTTGCTGACTAATGGCGTCGACCACTAGGTAATTATATTGCTGTTTAGCGGACTGAATAGCCGCACGTAAAACCGTTTCGCCTTGTTCAACGGTTTCGTATGGAATGTTGATGGCTTTACCATGACCTTGTTTTTCCAGCATGCGAATAATGGAAGGATCTGTCATCGGGGTTAATGGGTGATCTTTTAACGGGCTTTCATTTAGCGGTTGGCCGTTAACAAATAAATAGCCGTTGTACACGGTGCGCCCGTTAACGGGCAAAGCAGGACAAACAAGCGTACTGTTTTGCTTTAACTTGTCTAGCAAGGCATCAATTACCGGGCCGATATTGCCTTTCGGTGTTGAGTCGAATGTTGAACAATATTTATAAAAAAATCGTTGGCAATGGGCTTGTTGTAACCAGTTTAACGCGCTTAACGTTTGCTGAACGGCTTGTTGCTTTTCAACCGTGCGAATTTTTAATGCGACCACCACGGCGTCGAAGCCTTGTAAGCTATCTAACATGTCTGGCGTTGGTAAATTATTGATTTGCAGGGTACGCAAGCCGCTTTTAACTAAAAAGCTAGCTAAATCAGTCGCACCGGTAAAGTCGTCTGCAATACAGCCTAATATTGGATATTGTTTGCACATAAGAATTTGTTAATTTATTGTTGACTTTATTTACAACATAGTTGAATCTAATGTTAATGTATACATTAATGTATTTTCAAGTGTTAAGTTTAACCACCGCTAGGGTCTGTGGAAAAATGTTGGTAAATTATGTGCCGAACTAGAGTTGAGTAAGAAGAAACAACCGTGAATCAAACCGTAGCAATTAAATCGAATGAGTCGTTAAGTAACCGAGCGTATCGTGAACTTAAAGAAAAAATTCTTAAAAATGAGATCAAATTCGGGACTTATTACTTAGAAAAAACCTTAGCTGAAAGCCTTGGTATTAGTCGTACGCCGTTAAAAGAGGCGTTAGTACGTTTAGAAAACGAAGGCTTAATTGTCATCCAGCCTAGGCATGGCATTAAAGTACAAGCTGTATCCGCAGAGGATATGGAAGAAATTTATCAAATTATTGGCTGTTTAGAGTGCGAAGCGGTTTATCTGCTTGCCAATAAAGGCTTAAGTGAAGAGCAAATACAAGCTTTTGATAAAACAGCAGTCGATATGGACAACGCGCTTAGTCGAGATGATTTAACCGCGTGGGCTGAAGCCGATGAAAATTTTCATCGTTTGTTACTCGAGTATTGTGGCAATAAACGCTTGCAAAATATTGTAATGAACCATTGGGATCAAGCGCATCGCGCGCGTTATTTCACATTAACGTTGCGAGAAAAGCCGACTAATTCAACTGCCGATCATCTAGCTGTGATCGAAGCGATGAAAAACCGCGATGTGACTCGAGCCGTCGAGATCCACCGAGCGCATCGTTTAAAAGGCAAAAAGCTGATAGTAGATATTTTGAAGAAATTTCGGATGGAAGGCCTATAAATCTCATAGAGGTTTGACTGACTACCGAGCAACATAAACAGAGATAGTATGAGTAAAAAAACCTCTTTCGACATTACAGTCTTACCTGGCGATGGCATTGGTGTAGAAATTACGCCAGTGTGTATCGAACTAATTGAAAAAGTGCTAACTAAGCTAGATGCCGATGTCAGTATAAACTTCACCACGTTTGAAGCTGGCGCAGCATACTATCAAAAAACGGGTATTTCCTTGCCTGAAGAAGCCTTAGCGCATGCGCAACAATCGGATGCTACCCTATTGGCTTGTATGGGCTTACCGAGTATACGTTATCCGGATGGTCGTGAAATTGCACCGCAATTAGAACTGCGTGAAAAGTTGGATTTATATGCCGGTGTACGCCCAGTTAAAACCATGCCGGGTTTACCGCTGCCTTTGGCCGATGAACGTGGCAGTCAACTCGATTTTGTGATGATCCGCGAAAGTACCGAGGGTTTATTTTCGTCCCGCGAGAGCTTTAGAATTGAAGGACAAGGTCAAGATGAAGCGGCTTATGATACGCAAAAAATCAGTCGTCGCGGTTGTGAACGCTTATTTAACTTTGCGTTCAAAATGGCTGAACAACGCAAACAAAAAGGTAAGCAAGGATTAGTGACCTGTATCGACAAAGCGAATGTGTTGGGTTCCTTTTATTATATGCGCCAAGTGTTTGATGAAGTCGCACAACACTACCCACATTTAGAAGCAGATCATATATATGTTGATGCCTGTGCATTACAGTTAGTGCGTCAACCTTGGGCTTATGATGTCATGGTCACTGAGAACATGTTTGGCGATATTCTCTCGGATTTATGTGCCGGCCTAATGGGTGGTATGGGCATGGCACCATCGGGTGACATTGGTGAAAACAGCGCGGTATTTCAACCTTGTCATGGCAGTGCACCGGATATTATTGGCCAAGGCAAAGCTAACCCAACCGCCATGTTTTTATCAGCGGCACTGATGTTGGAATGGTTAGGCTATCAACATCAAAACCAAGCAATGTTAGACGCAGCCAATAAAATTAATCAAGTGGTAGAAGCCGCGTACGCAACAGGCGATTTATTGCCTTATGAGTTAGGTGGCAGTGATGGCACCGTTGCGATTAGCTCCAAAGTATTTGCTATGTTGGAACAATAAGCTTAAGGAAGGCGATATGACTCGTTTAATACCAGCTTTAGTGATATTCACCAGTTTGCTCAGTATTTGTTTACCGACACACGCTGCAAAAAAATATCCTTATCGGCCGATTACGAATACTGTGGTGTGGGGTGCCGGTGGTGGCACAGACTCGATAAACCGCATGATCATGGCTGAAATGGAAAAAGAGTTAGGCGTTAAGGTACGCGTGGCCAATAAAACCGGTGGTATTGCCGGTTCAATTGGCATGAAGTACGTTCACAGCAAACGCCCAGATGGCTATAACTTGGTTGGAATTTCAGAGTCAAATGTTACCTCTTCGGTTAATGGCGGGTGGAATAAGCGTTTTGATCAATGGTGGCCGTTTATTGTTGGCGGTTCACCCGATATTATTTCAGTGGCGGCCAATTCGCCTTATACCGATTTAAAACAGCTAATTGAAGCATCTAAAGCTAACCCTAAAACCATTAAAGTGGCTGCGGGTGATATTGGCTCTATTCATCATTTAAATATGTTGGCTTTAGTTAAAGGTACAGGCGCCAGCTTTAAGTTTATTCCTTACCCTGGCTCGGCTAAATCGCAAACGGCGGTACTGACTGGCGAAGTGGATATTGTGATCACTTCCGTGGCTGAACAAGCCGCGCTGATCCGTGGTAAAAAATTAAAACCACTTGCCACATTAACCCCATCTGCGTTCAGTGGCGATAACATTCCTATCATTGTTTCGGCTTTGTCTATTTACCCAACCTTGCATGAGCATTTACCTATTAAACAAGCTATAGGGTTTGCGGTGCACGCCCAAGCTTCACCTTCTACTAAATTGATATTAGGCGCAGCGTTTGAAAAAGCCATGCAGTCAGATAAGGTGAAATCGTGGGCCAAACAAAATTATTATCAATTATCCGGTAAGCATGGCTTACAAGCGAAAATTGAGTTTTCCCGTTTAGAGTCGCTGTTTGCTTGGACCTTGTATGATTTAGGGGCGGTGAACATTTCGCCGCAAGTATTTGGTATTGATAAACCTAAACTGCAATGAGCCAATTAATGTTACGTCGAGCCGATTTGCGCATTGCTCTAGTTTTACTACTGGTTTGTCTGGCGCTTATTGTTGAAACCTTATCTTATCCCATGACTGGGGATTATGCGGGCGTGGAGAGTAAGTGGTATGTTTCGCCCGCATTATTTCCCTTGATATTGTTGATATTACTGAGTTTGGCTTGTGTATTTGTGTTGCAAAATGCCCTGCGCAATGGTGGTGCTCAGCAATTGTTTAAGGTCAGCTCTTGGCTTGGTCAGCTCGATGATAAAGTCAATCTTGATCGTTGGTATGTCATTGGCTTGTTGTCGGCTTATGTGTACGTTTATATACCGTCTTTTGATTTTTATTTAGCGACTAGTCTATTTTTATTGTCGGCTTGTTATCGCTTTTACTTTAAGCATGCCAGCCTCGCTTGGGTTAGCTTATTTAACCTAGCGGTGGTCAGTAGTGTTTTGTTATTACGCGGCTTTTACGCTGAGTCTTTTTATTTACTCAGTACTGAGCTTGCTAGTGACGAGGCGCTGATTGCAATAACAGATGGTGTGATCTTATTCGAGGTATTGGCTTTTATGACTTGGGTTGTGGTTAGTCAGCGACAAGCCGCTAAGCAACTGGCTTATTTAATTCTCACCTGTTTTGTGATGCCGCTGGTTTTGATCATTATCTTTCAATTTTTGTTGTATGTACCTATGCCGGTAGAGTATGGCGTTATTAATCAAATGCTTGAAACCCTTTGGTATGTCAAATTAGGGTGGCAGTAGTCGAGCTATGTTTGAACAGTTTAGTCACTTTTTTCAAATTTTATTTACCCTATGTACGGATCCCAGCAATTTAGCCGTGTTGTTTGGTGCCAGCATCATGGGGATTATCTTTGGCTCTATGCCGGGTTTAACCGCCACC
This genomic window from Saccharobesus litoralis contains:
- a CDS encoding tripartite tricarboxylate transporter substrate binding protein, whose amino-acid sequence is MTRLIPALVIFTSLLSICLPTHAAKKYPYRPITNTVVWGAGGGTDSINRMIMAEMEKELGVKVRVANKTGGIAGSIGMKYVHSKRPDGYNLVGISESNVTSSVNGGWNKRFDQWWPFIVGGSPDIISVAANSPYTDLKQLIEASKANPKTIKVAAGDIGSIHHLNMLALVKGTGASFKFIPYPGSAKSQTAVLTGEVDIVITSVAEQAALIRGKKLKPLATLTPSAFSGDNIPIIVSALSIYPTLHEHLPIKQAIGFAVHAQASPSTKLILGAAFEKAMQSDKVKSWAKQNYYQLSGKHGLQAKIEFSRLESLFAWTLYDLGAVNISPQVFGIDKPKLQ
- the otnC gene encoding 3-oxo-tetronate 4-phosphate decarboxylase, with protein sequence MLDTASAKQKLMAFAESIFNRGLTAGASANMSIKTDTGWVITPTNSCFGFLDADRLSVLDQQGNLISGDKPSKEFLLHKAFYDQRPDDTCVLHLHSTYATALSCLPCANTSDAVPSYTPYLTMRLGAIALVPYFAPGDVALADAVYEVAANHPGVIMANHGPIVSGKTVESCVFGMEELEESCKLAFKLKGHQANLLSKDNIADLKAKFANK
- a CDS encoding putative quinol monooxygenase, whose product is MYVITVKFVVKPQHLNEFLPAMHKQADDSLTKEANCHYFDVCQGEEDKNTIFLYELYASKADFEYHLDTEHFKSFAAKVQPWVESKEVLSFNKI
- a CDS encoding isocitrate/isopropylmalate dehydrogenase family protein translates to MSKKTSFDITVLPGDGIGVEITPVCIELIEKVLTKLDADVSINFTTFEAGAAYYQKTGISLPEEALAHAQQSDATLLACMGLPSIRYPDGREIAPQLELREKLDLYAGVRPVKTMPGLPLPLADERGSQLDFVMIRESTEGLFSSRESFRIEGQGQDEAAYDTQKISRRGCERLFNFAFKMAEQRKQKGKQGLVTCIDKANVLGSFYYMRQVFDEVAQHYPHLEADHIYVDACALQLVRQPWAYDVMVTENMFGDILSDLCAGLMGGMGMAPSGDIGENSAVFQPCHGSAPDIIGQGKANPTAMFLSAALMLEWLGYQHQNQAMLDAANKINQVVEAAYATGDLLPYELGGSDGTVAISSKVFAMLEQ
- a CDS encoding GntR family transcriptional regulator: MNQTVAIKSNESLSNRAYRELKEKILKNEIKFGTYYLEKTLAESLGISRTPLKEALVRLENEGLIVIQPRHGIKVQAVSAEDMEEIYQIIGCLECEAVYLLANKGLSEEQIQAFDKTAVDMDNALSRDDLTAWAEADENFHRLLLEYCGNKRLQNIVMNHWDQAHRARYFTLTLREKPTNSTADHLAVIEAMKNRDVTRAVEIHRAHRLKGKKLIVDILKKFRMEGL
- the otnK gene encoding 3-oxo-tetronate kinase; translation: MCKQYPILGCIADDFTGATDLASFLVKSGLRTLQINNLPTPDMLDSLQGFDAVVVALKIRTVEKQQAVQQTLSALNWLQQAHCQRFFYKYCSTFDSTPKGNIGPVIDALLDKLKQNSTLVCPALPVNGRTVYNGYLFVNGQPLNESPLKDHPLTPMTDPSIIRMLEKQGHGKAINIPYETVEQGETVLRAAIQSAKQQYNYLVVDAISQQHLLNIGAICDEFSLITGGSGIALDLKPALGIKQKNHLEHEQQFSQAAPTIVLSGSCSAMTQSQVAEYLAHNPGYQIQPLKIQSGEQSLESITNWLHTLPSSAKPIIYATATPEQVKENQTQLGVQTAQELVEGLFAQLAKHLYSKGYRNFVVAGGETSGAVVSALAINRFEIGPSIAPGVPLVRTLDDNPVNLALKSGNFGDKHFFQTALGQMTC